GAGCCCTGAGCAATGAGGGAGGGACAGGATCTgccttgccaggggctggggctcaggCCTTGGCCCTTTGTATTCCTGAAACACATCCAGGTTTGCTCAGCACCAGAGACACCTTTCCCTTGCTTGTCCCCACCTGTCATCACTGCCTCCAGTGTTCTGCTGTACCTGGAACCTGGGGACACTTTCTCACTCGTGTCCCTCACTGGGACCCATTAAAACTTCAAGAAACTTTGGAGTTTGATTCTGACTTCTAATTCTTGAGAAGTTTTTTGAACACTCTCTCAGGGACTGAGTCTGGTGTAAACAACACCAAAGCCCCAGAGGGTCATTAAAGTCCtggtgctgtgtctgtgctgctgagctgggctgggctcctggCACAAAGACAGGTCCTGCCAAACCAAGCAGAGCTTCAAAAAGACATTtctcctgaggagcagctcctctcccaacccagcagggctgagggtgctgcctgccagcaccTGAAGGCAGTGAAGCCAACAGCAGCTCAAAGCAGCTGGAAGGACAGTTCTGAGCTCATTCATGGAAAATCTTCACCACTTCTGACACCGTCAGTCTCTGGCTGCAGGGATCTCCTGAAGCTGACCCAGGACAGGACTGATGTGACTGTAAGGATGGTTCTGCTGCCATTTCTGGTTTGGGGAGGATGTGCTGCAGAGcggggctgccctgggcactgtcagagggacagggcaggagggctcctgctgccagagacAGCTGCAGGGGATGAAGCTGGGCCTGCAGCCAGGGTggcccagggctgtcctgcagagcagctcctgcagccctcaggGCTCTTGGCCAGCCCAGGGGATGTGCCACCTGCCAGGACAGCTCTCagcctgcctggcagctccccaTGGACTGTGCAGGGGAGAAGTTGGAGGTGGAAGGAGTGACCCCCATCAGGGCAGGTTCCTCCTGCTGTGGAGATGGTGCAGCAtggccagggctgctgtcagCTTTCTCCTAAAGGGAAGGCAAAGGGGCTGTCAGGTTTGTCTGTGTCACTGAGACTCCTGCACTGTCACCCTGGGCATCAGCAGATCTGCCTCAGATCTCCCTCAGAAAgtgcctcctcaccctcctctaGCTAcggacagcagcagcagcaccttggctGCATCTCTGTTTGTCTGTCCTGCCCTTAaggccctgctgccagggagatGCCCCTGGgagtgccctgtgctgggaggggtctgcagggcagagctgagccccaagggcagggatgggctctGGCAACACTGGCAGGGACAAGGCTTGGATAGAGAGAAACAGCTCCCAGTAAGCACAActccagggagcagagaggcagaggaaCCTTGGCTATCCCTTCCTGttcaacaacaaagaaaaaaaaatgagagaagtgATTCgggaaatttattttgaaattggaTCTATCAAGattccactttatttttcagggaTGTTTTAAGTTCAATCAACCTGAAATAAAGGAGGTGAAATAAGCAAAGTGCACCTGTGTGGGGACCAGCAGGTCTGACTgcactggggcacagggagccctgttctccctctgggctccccagtgtTCAGGCTGAGAGCAATGCGGAAGATAAGATCAGGCAGTAactcagcagcagaaacaccaactcaaaaaaaaaaaaaaaaaaaaaaaaaaagaaagcttagTGAAGTTCCCTCACAGGaagagaagtaattttaaaaggattccaaataaaatacataGGACGGCCTCAAAGAAATTGGCCCTATCTTGTCAATGccttttttaacatttcatgaCGCCCAGAGTGAAGaaatgtccaacagcagctccatcagccacttcctcctgctggcactggcagagacgcggcagctgcagctcctgcacttctgcctcttgctgggcatctccctggctgccctcctgggcaacgGCCTCATCATCAGTGCCGTAGCCTGcggccaccacctgcacacgcccatgttcttcttcctgctcaacctggccctcagcgacctgggctccatctgcaccactgtccccaaagccatgcacaattccctctgggacaccagcaccatctcctacACAGGATGTGCTGTTCAGCTCTTTTACATTATGTTCTTCATCTCAGCAGAGCTTTCCCTCCTGACCATCATGTGCTACGACCGCTACGTGTCCAtctgcaaacccctgcactacgggaccctcctgggcagcagagcttgtgcccacatggcagcagctgcctgggccagtgccTTTCTCAATGCTCTGCTACACACGGCcaatacattttccctgcccctgtgccatggcaatGCTCTGGAccagttcttctgtgaaatcccaCAGATCCTCAAGCTCTCCTGCTCACACTCCAAATTCAGGAAAGTTGGGCTTATTGTGTTAAGTGCTCTTCTATATTTTGGCTGTTTTGTattcattgttttctcctatgtgcagatcttcagggctgtgctgaggatcccctctgagcagggacagcacaaagccttttccacctgcctccctcacctggctgtGGTCTCTCTGTTTGCCAGCACAGGGGCATTTACCTACCTGAAGCCCCCCTCGatgtcctccccatccctggatctgaccctgtcagttctgtactcggtggtgcctccagccctgaaccccctcatctacagcctgaggaaccaggagctcaaggctgcagtgtggagaCTGATGACTGGATGGTTTCAGAAACATTAAACTGCTGGCCAATTTCTGCCAATCACTTGTAATAAAAGTCATCTTTGATACTTCTTGTTGGTTtcattttggagatttttttgttttgtttttttaaatattgtccACAAGGAAATGTCATTGTTTgtgccatttctcattttgtttctctccacctTCCCTATGGCCACAGACTGTCCCTGAGGGGCTGCGTTCTCGGTGGCTTTAAAGGAACTCAAGGCTCTCCCAGCAGAGTTTTCTGCAGAGATGCCCTTGTGttgccttctctggagctgcagcagcaatgtctgtgtgcagagctgggggcagatcagtgctggcacagcagctgtgcccagcagcagcagcagcacttggtgttgccagtgctgctcccgtggccctgccccgctgccctgctggccctggtgttgctgcagggcctgagtgCTCTCGGGGCCGGGCACAgtcctgggggtggcagtgccggggctgcagcagggacaggccatgggcactgctggggcagcgctgACGCCTCAGGCCAGGGCCTGGGGGTTCCAGGCTCCTTGCCCAGGCTCTCTCAAGAACACGGCCAGGCCAATGCTCATCACAGAAAACCCTcgtcagcagccccaggctggccgtgggcaggctgggggcaaacAGCACGGCTGGTGCTCTGCAAGGGCCCTGGGGGAGacgggaaggagcagcagagcaggggctgatccatccccagtgcgctgcacagcccagggcagcgtCCCAGAGCGTCCTCATGGAGCTGCCAACAACatcccccctctgcagccctggcctctcccccagctcacacaggtgccgcatccttgcaggcacagacacGGCAGCGCTGGCTCAGGAGCCCCTGTTTGCATTGCACACAGCAGGCGGGAGCACCCccgtgctggtgctgtggggaCATGAACCTGAGGCAGCACAAATGCCAtcagcccctggggccaggaagggctgggggacgCCAGGGAAACCACTCAGGTTTGTCCTGGCCTCTGCACTCAGCCAGAAAGTTTGTTCCCTTCAGCTGGGACTTTCCTGTCCCACTGAAGACgctgttgctcagagccagggctgcctggcagccacccccaaactgccctgagcatttccttggcttcacctttgctttctttcctcttcctaatacaaatttcttcctcttgcccagccctgttccctcCCCTGCAAACAGCCCATCCCTGTTTGCCCTTTCCTCTCTGGCCCCACTCCCCATTGCAGTTCCTGACTTGGCACCATGGGAACGTCCCTTGGGGAGCAGGATCATCccacaagtgctgcaggaattgtctgcaggctcctgcagtgcctggtgctgctcccttgccagaggcagcccaggccaggggggcacatctgggctgctgtgtctgcctgtggggCTCCCTGTTCTGGgcaaggacctggagctgcagaggctctgcaggactgacaggatgggctttggggctctgaggagaagctgagggacctgggctgctgcagcttctgaagaggaggcccagggctcctcctgcaaCTGCTCCAAGGCTGGtttcagagaatcccagaatcagcaaggctggaaaagaccttggagatcatcaagtccagcctgtGCCCTGACACCGCCTTGTCTCCCCTgatcctcctcttctccaggatcaacaaccccagctccctcagccgctcctcactggacttgtgctccagacccccCACCAGCCttgttgtccttctctggacacgccccagcccctccatgtcctccCTAAATTTGgggggccagaactggacacagcactcgaggtgctGCCcaaccagtgcccagcacaggggaagaatccctgccctgctcctgctggccacaccattcctgatccaggccaggagccactggccttcttggccacctgggcacacggctggctcatgtccagcctgctgtccatcagtccctgcaggtccctttctgcctggctgctctccagcccctctgtccccagcctggagcgctgcaggggttgttgtggccaaagtgcaggacccgGCACTTGGACTTGTTCAACCTGACCTTGTTGGATTTGggccctggatccagcctgtcctgggc
This Vidua chalybeata isolate OUT-0048 chromosome W unlocalized genomic scaffold, bVidCha1 merged haplotype SUPER_W_unloc_5, whole genome shotgun sequence DNA region includes the following protein-coding sequences:
- the LOC128782944 gene encoding olfactory receptor 14A16-like, with amino-acid sequence MPFLTFHDAQSEEMSNSSSISHFLLLALAETRQLQLLHFCLLLGISLAALLGNGLIISAVACGHHLHTPMFFFLLNLALSDLGSICTTVPKAMHNSLWDTSTISYTGCAVQLFYIMFFISAELSLLTIMCYDRYVSICKPLHYGTLLGSRACAHMAAAAWASAFLNALLHTANTFSLPLCHGNALDQFFCEIPQILKLSCSHSKFRKVGLIVLSALLYFGCFVFIVFSYVQIFRAVLRIPSEQGQHKAFSTCLPHLAVVSLFASTGAFTYLKPPSMSSPSLDLTLSVLYSVVPPALNPLIYSLRNQELKAAVWRLMTGWFQKH